In Paludibaculum fermentans, the genomic stretch GATGTGGTGGTGCTGAACGCCAACATCGAGATGAGTTACTACACGGGCGTGCTGGATAAGAAGAAGGAGTCAAACGCTCCGGACCGCTGCAGCGCGTTTGTGGCGACGGGCTCGATGACTAAAGACGGCAAGATCGTCATCGGCCACAACAACTGGTCGGGCTACCTGGAAGGCGCGCGCTGGAACATCATGTTCGACATCCGGCCATCGCAGGGCCACCGGATCCTGATGGATGGGTTCCCGGGCTTCATCCACAGCGGCGACGACTTCGGCATCAACTCGGCCGGCATCGTGATCACCGAGACCACCATCACCCAGTTCCACGGCTTCGATACCAATGGGATTCCCGAGTTTGTGCGCGGCCGCAAGGCCATGCAGTATTCCACGAGCATCGACGACTTCAACCGCATCATGCGCGAAGGCAACAACGGCGGCTACGCCAACACGTGGCTGGTGGCGGATCTGAATAAGAACGAGATCGGGCGGCTGGAACTTGGGCTCAAGCACGTGACGCTGGACCGCAAGAAGGACGGCTACTTCGTGGGGGCGAACTTCCCCATCGATCCGGCGCTGACGGCCGAGGAGACCGACTTCCCGGCGCAGAACCAGTCTGTCAGCGCGAACGCCCGGCGTACACGCTGGGAAGAGCTGATGGCCGAGTACAAGGGCAAGGTGGACGTGGCGAGCGGGAAGTCGTTCCTGTCGGATCACTATGACGCGTATGCCAAGCAGGCCAACTCGCCGAGCGAGCGGACGCTGTGCGGGCACGTCGACCTGTCGGCACGCGGCCTGAAGCCCTGGCAGGAAGAACACGGTCCGGCCGGCGCGGTGCAGGCCAAGATCACCGACGCCACGCTGGCGCGGCAGATGACGATGGAAGCGGCGATGGGCCACCCCTGCGGCGTCGGCTTCAAGGCGGCTGACCACCTGAAGAAGAACCCCGAGTTCGCCTGGATGAAGCCGCTGTTGAAAGACCTGCCGTCCCATCCCTGGGCGCGCTTCCAGGCCGCCCGCTAAAGCTTCGCGAGTTCCAGCGTGTAGCCGCCCTGCCGTTCGCAGGCGGGGTTGAGCAGGTAGGACGCGACCAGCCAGTAGAGTGCGATGACGGGGATCAGCATGAACGCCCCGTCGACCGCGCAGACCACCATGTAGACCGTCAGGGAGATGAGCGCCGCGCGGCGCAGCGGACCCAGCGCGTTCAGGCCTTCAGCGGTGAGGCACGCGATCACGGGGGCGCAAAGCCAGCCGGCGAACGCCATCAGGCCGGCCAGGCCGAAGTTCTGCAGGAAGCTGGTGTAGGTGAGTTCGCCGATGCCCAGGAAGGGCATGTCGGGACCGAAGAGGGTGAACTCCACGTCGGGCAGCGCCTGCAGGCGTCCGCCCAGGTTCTGGTCGAAGAGGAAGCCTGTGCCGGTGCTGAGGACGAAGATGCCGGCGCCCCCCAGGGTCACAGCGGTCAGAAGGTGGATGGGCGACCGCAGCAGCATCGAAACGGGGCGGCGGCGGAAGATGGGTTCCCACAGGACCAGCCAGATCAGCATGCCGGCCCAGACGGTGCGCGAAAGCGTCAGGAAGAGGGCCGCCAAGTAGATCAGGCGCAGTGCCCGGGCGGGCTTCAGCGCCCAGAACAAGGGGCCCAGAATCAGCATGCAGATGCCGAAGATGTTGCCGTTGTTGTAGGTGGAGACCAGCTTGACCAGGTTGGTTCTTTGGTTGTGCTTCTCCCAGATGCGGCCGACGTCATCGGAGTTGACGGTGATATAGGGCACCTCGATCGCCGAGCCGAAGAAGTTCCGGGAGACGAACTCGACCAATCCGAACAGGGTCACCAGGGCGATGCAGAGCAGGAGCAGGCGCTGGGTTCGGCGGTGCACCAAGGCAGGGCCCAGGGCGCGGAAGCAAACCAGGAAGACGAAGGGCAGGACGCAGACGTTGGTGATGAGGGCGAGCGCAAAGCCCTGCTCGTAATAGCCCCAGCGCGTCACCTTGAGGATGGTCATGACGGAGAGGGGGATCGTCATGAGAATGCAGACCACGGTGGGGCGGTTCCAGGTGGAAGTGCGGACACTGGCCGCTAGGCAGGGAACGGCGGCCAGGCCCAGGGCGAGATAGCTGAAGGTGATGGGGATGCGCTCGAACTTGATGCCGCCCTTGGGCATGGCCACCAGCAGAAACAGGATGATCGCCGTGGTGAGCATCGCCGCCCGTGATGGCGCGGGCCAGCGTGGGATGGCGTAGTAGATGCGGGGCGGCCGGCAACGGCCGGTGGGATGCACGGCAGGCGAAGTGGAAGCATGCATGGGCGCCCGAATCTCTCCATTTCGGTAGTGCCGGAATGGTGTAAATCTTCTCAGCGAAGTGGCGTCCCGTTCCTGAACGGTGCCGTTGCGCTAGCGGACACTCACGAGGCCGCGCGAACCAATGAATTCCACGAGATACGCTGGCCAGAGGCGTGCGCAAAGGCGCGCAGGGAGGCTTCCAAATGGGAAAGTCGGAGCGCGTGCGAGAAGTGCTGACCGGCCCGTTGACGCCCGGTGAGCTGGACCGGAGGGCCGCCGAGGGGTGGCACCCGGTGGCGGTGGAGTGGGAGCGGTTGGTGGATCCGGCCGCGGACTGGAGGCCGCCGGTGCAGGAGGTGCCCTACGGCCTGCGGGTCGCCGCCGATAACAAACATCTGGAAGAACACCCGGAGGAGGTCGAGATCATGCTCGGCATCCTGGAAGGGATCGTGGAGGACCGGCCGATGTCACGCATCGCGGATGAGCTGAACCGGCGCGGGTTCCGCATGCGGACGGACGAGGCGTGGACGCAGTCGGGCGTATTTGAACTTCTGCCGCGGCTGATCGACTTCAGCCCGCGCTTGTTCAAGCGCGAGGAGTGGATCGAGCGGCGGCGCAAGCTGCGGCACGCCGCCGTTTAGTGTGTCTAGGCCGTGCGGCGGCCGTGTTCCAGGTAGGCGAGTACCGAGGTAAGCGCCAGTTGGTATTCCAGGGGCCGCAGTTCGCGCGGCCACAGGCGTTTGATGAGGTCGTCCGCAACGTCCGCGCCATCGCTTTGGAACTGGGCGATGTCGCGGCTGCGGGCGGCGTGGTGTTCGCGCGTGCGGGCCGTCCAATCGCGAAGCTCAGAGAACGGGGCGCCGTGCGCCGGCAGCACCTTTTGCACTTCCAGTTCGTCGAGGCGGTTCAGGCTGGCGAGGTATTGGCCGAGGTGGTCCTGGACCGAGCCGTCGGTCTCCGGCAGCCAGCCGACGTGGGGGGTGATGTCTTCGATCACGTGGTCGCTGGAGAACAGGTAGCCGAACTCCTGCGAGTAGAGGCAGCAGAGGCCGGGCGCGTGTCCGGGCGTCCAGATGACCTGCAGCGGGCCCAGCCAGCTTTCCAGCGCCTCGCCGTCTTCCAGGTAAGCATCGGGGCTGAGGGCGGGGAAGGTCCGCAGCAGGCGGTCGTAGCTGGAAAGGACAGCGGGCCGGAAGGAGTCGGGCGTGCCGGCCTGCTTCATCGCCTCTTCCAGGAGTTCCTGGGGGCGGCGGGTGCCGGTGAGCTGCATCAGAAGCTCGGCGTCTGCGCGGTGCATCCAGACGGTGGCTCCGCTGGCGTCGCGCAGCCGGGCGGCCAGGCCGCAGTGATCCGGGTGGAGGTGGGTGACGACGATCTGGCGAAGCTGATTGGGGGCGACTCCGGCGTCGTTCATGGCCGCGGTGAGGGTGTTCCAGCACTCGGGCGTATCCATGCCGGTGTCGATCAGCATCCAGCCATCGGGGCAGGGCAGCAGATAGACATTCACATGGGGCGGGCCGAAGGGCAGGGGCAGCGGGATGCGCCAGATGCCGCCGTCGAGCAATTCAGATGGAAGTGACAGTTTAGAGCGCCTCCGCTGCGTGATAACTGCTGCGAACCAGTGGTCCGGATTCGATGTGCGAAAAGCCCAGGTCCCGTCCGGCCTGCTTGTATTCGGCGAACTCCGCCGGGGTGACATAGCGTAACACGGGCAGGTGCTGGGGGGTAGGGCGCAAATACTGGCCGATGGTGGCGAAGTCGACGTGATGGGTCCGCAGGTCGCGCAGGGTGCTCACCACCTCCTCGTTGGTTTCGCCCAGGCCGACCATCAGGCCGGATTTCGTAGGGATCTCCGGCCGCAGGGCTTTGGCCCAGGCCAGCATCTCGAGCGAGCGTTCATAGCGGGCGCCGATGCGCACCTGCTGGTAGAGCCGGGGCACGGTCTCGATGTTGTGGTTGAGAACGTCCGGGGCGGCGTCCATGACGATCGCCATGGCGTCCTTGTTGCCCTGGAAGTCGGGCACCAGCACTTCCACCTTGCAGCCTGGGATGCGTTGGCGGATGGCGCGGATGGTGAGGGCGAAGAGATCGGCGCCGCCGTCCTTGCGGTCGTCGCGATTGACGCTGGTGATGACGGCGTATTTCAGGCCGAGGATCTCGCAAGCCTCGGCGACGCGCTCCGGCTCGCCGTAGTCGACGTCAAGCGGTTGGCCCTTCTGGACGGCGCAGAAGCCGCAGCGCCGGGTGCAGAAGTTGCCCAGAATCATGAACGTGGCGGTGCGGTGGTTCCAGCACTCGCCAATGTTGGGGCAGGCCGCGCTATCGCACACGGTGTGGAGCTTGAGGCGATCCACCAAACCCTTCAAATCGCGGTAGTTGTCCCCCACGGGCGCCGGCGCTTTGAGCCATTGCGGCCGCTTGGGTTTAGTCTCGATGGAAACCAGCACAGTTAGTTTGATGATATCGCGGGCCATGCACGATGCAATGAAGGCCTGCCGCAACGCAAACGGCACGGTCATCGTATCCTCAAAGTAGATCAATCAAAAGCAACGGAGCGCGCATGAGCTTAGTGGAGGGGTCCCTCGACCTCGGATTCGGCGTGGTCTTTGAAGAGCTTTACGGGCGGGATGGACTGGGCAAGCTGGACGAACGCTTTACGCAGTATCTGCGGAGTGGCGACGGCGAATTGTGCACCCGGTTTGAGGGGGCGCGGGTCAATCCGGCGTCCCTGACGCCCAAGGAACAATCGGCTCTCATTCTGGCCCTCGCCCCGCATCTGGAAGATTTTCTCGGTGAGTTGTTCGGCATCGGGCCGGAGCTGCAGGCATTGCGGCAGAGGCATCACCGCCTGGCGCCGATGCTGGCGCTGAAGCGGCAGTTTGTCGTCAAAAAAGCGATCTCGGGCGTCACGGCGGAGATGGCGGAAGAGATTGACGGTCCCGCGCTTGTAGCTCAACTGGCGGTGCTGTTTGGCGAGCCGGTGACGGACGATTCGTACACGAGGCACGTGAGCGCATGGCTCGCGGCTGAGGAACAACATCTATCCGAACTGGTGCTGGCCGGACAATACGCAGCGTGGGCGGCCCTGTCGGCGGAGGGCCGGAAGCAGCATTACAAGGGCGTGCTGTTCCGCACTCCGCACAAGCTGGTGATGGAGCACCTCGTCGATGTCGAAATCGAGGAGAAGGACGGCGTTCCGCGATTCCGGTTGCCGGATGACGAACTGCGCCACCGCGAGGGGTTTGCGCTGACCGACGCCGGCATGGACCTGCCGCGCGCGGTGGGCCAGGCGCACTACTGCATCAAGTGCCACAACCAGGGGAAAGACAGCTGTTCGACCGGGCTGCGCGAGAAGTCGGGCGAGTTCAAGAAGACCGTCTTTGGAGTGACCCTGGCGGGCTGCCCGCTGGAAGAGAAGATCTCCGAGATGAATGTGCTGAAGGAGCAGGGCTGCCCCATCGGTGCGCTGGCGACGGTGACGATCGACAATCCGCTGACGGCGGCTACCGGGCACCGCATCTGCAACGACTGCATGAAGTCGTGCATTTACCAGAAGCAGGAGCCGGTGGACATCCCGCAGGTGGAGACCCGGACGTTGAAGGACGTCCTTGAACTGCCGTGGGGCTTCGAGATCTACAGCCTGCTGACGCGCTGGAATCCGTTGAACTTCGACCGGCCGCTGCCGCGGGCGGCGACAGGGTACAAGGTGCTGGTGGTCGGGCTGGGTCCGGCCGGCTTCGGCCTGGCTCACCACCTGATGAACGACGGCCACAGCGTGGTTGCGGTGGACGGGCTGAAGATCGAGCCGTTGCCCGCGCCTGTGAGCGGCGTCGACGCCTTGGGGCAGAGGCATCGGTTCCACCCGATCCGCGACATCCACGAGCTGTATGAAGGCCTGGGCGAGCGCGCGATGGCCGGGTTTGGCGGCGTGGCGGAATATGGCATCACGGTCCGCTGGGACAAGAACTTCCTCAAAATTGTCCGGCTGCTGCTGGAGCGGCGGGCGGAGTTCAGCATGTTCGGCGGGGTGCGCTTCGGCGGGACGCTGACCATCGAGAGCGCGTTCGCGATGGGCTTCGACCACATCGCGCTGTGCATGGGCGCGGGCAAGCCAACGGTGATCCCGATGAAGAACGGGTTGGCGCGCGGCGTGCGCCAGGCGTCGGATTTCCTGATGGCGCTGCAGTTAACCGGAGCGGCCAAGCGGGACTCCGTGGCGAACCTGCAGGTGCAGTTGCCGGTGGTGGTGATCGGCGGCGGGTTGACGGCTGTCGATACCGCGACGGAGTCGTTGGCGTACTACCCGGTGCAGGTGGAGAAGTTCCTGCAGCGGTACGAGACGCTGGTGGTGGAGCGCGGCGAGGCTGCGGTTCGCGCCGGCTGGAACGAGGAAGAGAAGATTACCGGCGAGGAGTTCCTGGAGCATGCGCGAGCGCTGCGCCGGGAGCGGGCGCTGGCCGGGCAGGAGGGCCGCGAGCCGAACTTCATTCCCCTGTTGAATGAGTGGGGCGGTGTGACCATCGCCTACCGGCGGCGTCTGATTGATGCGCCCAGCTACACGCTGAACCACGAAGAGGTCGCGCTGGCCCTGCAGGAAGGCATCCGCTTCGCTGAGTTGCTGACGCCGACTGAGGTGGAGGTGGACCGGTTCGGACACTGCTCCGCGCTGCGCCTCAAGCGCGACGGGCAGACGGTGGTGCTGCCGGCCAAAACGATCCTGGTGGCGGCGGGCACGCAGCCCAATACCGTGCTGGGCCGTGAGGATCCGGAGAATGTGACGATCCAGGGCCGGAACTTCCAGGCTGTGGATGAGGAAGGTCACCCGGTGAAGCCGGAGATCGTTTCCAAACCGGCCGTATCGCGTGTACTGACATCGATCCGGGCCGACGGGCGGGCCATCAGCTTCTTCGGCGACCTGCATCCGTCGTATGCGGGCAACGTGGTGAAGGCCATGGGCGGCGCCAAACAGGGCTATCCCGTGGTGACGAAGATCCTGTCGCGCCGAGTGTCCACCGGGCCCACGCCCGAGGAGCTGTTTGCCAAGCTGAACGACGAACTGCGAGCCACGGTGGACGAAGTGATCCGGCTGACGCCGAACATTGTCGAGGTAGTGGTGCGGGCGCCCCTGGCGGCGCGCGCGTTCCTGCCGGGGCAGTTCTACCGCTTGCAGAACTACGAGTCCCTGGCGGCGCGGGTGGAAGGCACCACGCTGGGGATGGAAGGGCTGGCGTTGACCGGCGCTTCGGTGGACGTCGAGAAGGGGTTGTTGTCGACGATCGTGCTGGAGATGGGCGGGTCGTCGGATCTGTGCGCCCTGTTGAAGCCGGGCGAACCGGTGATCCTGATGGGCCCGACGGGCACTCCGACGGAGACTCCGGAACACGAGACGGCGCTGCTGGTGGGCGGCGGATTGGGCAACGCGGTGCTGTTCTCGATTGGCCAGGCGCTGCGGCACAAGGGCTCGCGGGTGGTCTATTTCGCCGGCTACAAGAAGCTGGCGGATCGCTACAAGGTGGAAGAGATCGAGCAGGCGGCGGACGTGATTGTGTGGTGCTGCGACGAGGCTCCGGGCTTCGCTCCGAACCGGCCGGGTGACCACACCTTCGTGGGCAACATCGTCGAGGCGATGCTGGCCTACGCGCGCGGGTCGCTGGGCGAGGCGCAGATCCCGCTGACCGAAGTGGACCGCGTGGTGGCCATCGGGTCCGATGGCATGATGCGCGCGGTGGCGGAGTCGAGGCATGGCGTACTGGCTCCGTACCTGAAGAAGGAGCACCATGCGATCGGCAGTATCAACTCCCCCATGCAGTGCATGATGAAGGAGATCTGCGCGCAATGCCTGCAGCAGCACAAGAACCCGCTCACGGGTGAAGAGACCGTGGTGTTCTCGTGTTTCAACCAGGACCAGTCGCTGGACCTGGTCGATTTCGGCAACCTGCGGGCGCGGCTGGCACAGAACGGCGTGCAGGAGAAACTGACCCGCCAATGGATCGACCGGAGCCTGGTGGCGGGCGGGTATAGGGAGATATCCCGTTACAAGCCTGTGGTTTAGACAAACAAGAGTAAATCGGTAGACAAACACCACTTTCTCATTGACACGCGCGGGCGGCGCGGCCTATCATGCCAGTGATAGCTTCAGTATTCAGACTCGCTCGTCTCTGTTGACCAGCACCGCCCGCGCGATGGCTCCTCCGCGATAAGCAGCCCTTAAGTCGCCGGAAAACCAAAAAGGGAGCCTATGTCCACACGCAGTTTTCCAGTCAAAGCCCGAAGTGTATTCACTCTTCTGGGACGGGCCGCTCTGGCCATTTCCCTCTCTCTCCTGTTTGCCCACATTGCGCGGGCCCAATCGGCCAGCGGGCTGACCGGCGTTGTGCTGGACCCCAGCGCGCTGCGGCTGGCGAACGTAAAGGTCACCGTCCAAGCACTGGACACGGGCGATACGCGCTCGCTGCTGACGAATGCGGAGGGCGAGTACAACGTGGCGCCGCTGCAGCCGGGCCGCTATGAGGTTTCGGCGGAACTGCCGGGGTTCCAGCGCTACAGCCAGAAGGGCATCACGCTGGAACTGGGCCGCGTGGCGCGCATCGACATCACGCTACAGGTTGGGCACGTCAGCGAGTCGGTCGATGTCGTGGCGGAGAACCAGCTCATCGAGTCCGAGACGGCGACGGTGGGGCAGTTCATCGAGAACAAGACCGTCCGCGACATGCCCATCAACGGGCGGCGGGTGGGCGATCTGCTCAAGCTGATGGGCAATGCGGTGTATATCTCGGGCGATGTGATCAGGCCGCGTGTGACGGTGGCGGGCAGCCGCGGCGATCAGCAGCAGTGGCTGCTGGATGGTGTAAACGCCTCGAACGTGGCTCTGGAGATTCCACAGGCGCTGTTCAATCCGCCGGTGGAGTCGGTGCAGGAGGTGCGGGTCCAGCAGAACAACTACTCAGCCGAGTTTGGGAACACGGCGGGTGGTGTGGTGAGCGTCATCACGCGCTCAGGCACGAACCAGTTCCACGGCAGCGCCTATGAGTTCTTCCGCAACGATGCCATGGACGCCAGGAACTTCTTCTCGGCGCAGAAGGCTCCGCTGCGGTACAACATCTTCGGGTTGACGGCGGGCGGGCCGATCATCAAGAACAAGACCTTCTTCTTCAGTTCGAACGAGTGGCAGATCCAGCGCATTGGCCTGACTCGTGTTTACACGGTGCCGACAGCGGCGCAGAAGGCCGGGGACTTCTCGCAGACGCTGACGGCGGCGGGCGCGCTGGTGCCGATCTACGATCCGGCGACGACCCGCGCGGATCCGGCCAATCCGGCGCGGACGATTCGCGATCCGTTTGTGGGCAACATCATTCCGTCGAACCGGCTGGACCCGGTGGGCGCGAAGATTGCGGGCTACTACCCGGCTGCGACGCGGGCGGCGGCGAATCTGGCGGGGGCGAACA encodes the following:
- a CDS encoding MBL fold metallo-hydrolase produces the protein MLDGGIWRIPLPLPFGPPHVNVYLLPCPDGWMLIDTGMDTPECWNTLTAAMNDAGVAPNQLRQIVVTHLHPDHCGLAARLRDASGATVWMHRADAELLMQLTGTRRPQELLEEAMKQAGTPDSFRPAVLSSYDRLLRTFPALSPDAYLEDGEALESWLGPLQVIWTPGHAPGLCCLYSQEFGYLFSSDHVIEDITPHVGWLPETDGSVQDHLGQYLASLNRLDELEVQKVLPAHGAPFSELRDWTARTREHHAARSRDIAQFQSDGADVADDLIKRLWPRELRPLEYQLALTSVLAYLEHGRRTA
- a CDS encoding C45 family autoproteolytic acyltransferase/hydolase; translation: MKIRACLSVVLLIASAASLMSWQPKADPRLAGAFRGPEKEGWIPVRLQGTPSEIGFQHGYLLSAEIDDALKVTKLSLTHDSGHDWNFYRTAAEKVFWPHIETEYRQELQGIADGLKAKGVKADLYDVVVLNANIEMSYYTGVLDKKKESNAPDRCSAFVATGSMTKDGKIVIGHNNWSGYLEGARWNIMFDIRPSQGHRILMDGFPGFIHSGDDFGINSAGIVITETTITQFHGFDTNGIPEFVRGRKAMQYSTSIDDFNRIMREGNNGGYANTWLVADLNKNEIGRLELGLKHVTLDRKKDGYFVGANFPIDPALTAEETDFPAQNQSVSANARRTRWEELMAEYKGKVDVASGKSFLSDHYDAYAKQANSPSERTLCGHVDLSARGLKPWQEEHGPAGAVQAKITDATLARQMTMEAAMGHPCGVGFKAADHLKKNPEFAWMKPLLKDLPSHPWARFQAAR
- a CDS encoding FAD-dependent oxidoreductase, with translation MSLVEGSLDLGFGVVFEELYGRDGLGKLDERFTQYLRSGDGELCTRFEGARVNPASLTPKEQSALILALAPHLEDFLGELFGIGPELQALRQRHHRLAPMLALKRQFVVKKAISGVTAEMAEEIDGPALVAQLAVLFGEPVTDDSYTRHVSAWLAAEEQHLSELVLAGQYAAWAALSAEGRKQHYKGVLFRTPHKLVMEHLVDVEIEEKDGVPRFRLPDDELRHREGFALTDAGMDLPRAVGQAHYCIKCHNQGKDSCSTGLREKSGEFKKTVFGVTLAGCPLEEKISEMNVLKEQGCPIGALATVTIDNPLTAATGHRICNDCMKSCIYQKQEPVDIPQVETRTLKDVLELPWGFEIYSLLTRWNPLNFDRPLPRAATGYKVLVVGLGPAGFGLAHHLMNDGHSVVAVDGLKIEPLPAPVSGVDALGQRHRFHPIRDIHELYEGLGERAMAGFGGVAEYGITVRWDKNFLKIVRLLLERRAEFSMFGGVRFGGTLTIESAFAMGFDHIALCMGAGKPTVIPMKNGLARGVRQASDFLMALQLTGAAKRDSVANLQVQLPVVVIGGGLTAVDTATESLAYYPVQVEKFLQRYETLVVERGEAAVRAGWNEEEKITGEEFLEHARALRRERALAGQEGREPNFIPLLNEWGGVTIAYRRRLIDAPSYTLNHEEVALALQEGIRFAELLTPTEVEVDRFGHCSALRLKRDGQTVVLPAKTILVAAGTQPNTVLGREDPENVTIQGRNFQAVDEEGHPVKPEIVSKPAVSRVLTSIRADGRAISFFGDLHPSYAGNVVKAMGGAKQGYPVVTKILSRRVSTGPTPEELFAKLNDELRATVDEVIRLTPNIVEVVVRAPLAARAFLPGQFYRLQNYESLAARVEGTTLGMEGLALTGASVDVEKGLLSTIVLEMGGSSDLCALLKPGEPVILMGPTGTPTETPEHETALLVGGGLGNAVLFSIGQALRHKGSRVVYFAGYKKLADRYKVEEIEQAADVIVWCCDEAPGFAPNRPGDHTFVGNIVEAMLAYARGSLGEAQIPLTEVDRVVAIGSDGMMRAVAESRHGVLAPYLKKEHHAIGSINSPMQCMMKEICAQCLQQHKNPLTGEETVVFSCFNQDQSLDLVDFGNLRARLAQNGVQEKLTRQWIDRSLVAGGYREISRYKPVV
- the lipA gene encoding lipoyl synthase, whose protein sequence is MARDIIKLTVLVSIETKPKRPQWLKAPAPVGDNYRDLKGLVDRLKLHTVCDSAACPNIGECWNHRTATFMILGNFCTRRCGFCAVQKGQPLDVDYGEPERVAEACEILGLKYAVITSVNRDDRKDGGADLFALTIRAIRQRIPGCKVEVLVPDFQGNKDAMAIVMDAAPDVLNHNIETVPRLYQQVRIGARYERSLEMLAWAKALRPEIPTKSGLMVGLGETNEEVVSTLRDLRTHHVDFATIGQYLRPTPQHLPVLRYVTPAEFAEYKQAGRDLGFSHIESGPLVRSSYHAAEAL